The DNA segment catagacttgcaatagtcttgcgacttagggcgtcagccacaacattagctttccctggctgatagtctatcagacaatcatagtcttttatcaactctaaccatctcctctatctcaaattcaactctttctgggtgcccaaatacttcaaactcttatgatctgtgtagatgtaacacttcttcccatacaaataatgtctccagatcttaagagcaaacacaatagctgcaagctccaagtcatgtgtcggataattcctctcatgcggttttagctggtgtgatgcataggcaatgacatttcgatcttgcatcaatacacagcctaacccattgtgagaagcatcgctgtaaactgtatattctttacccggtgtaagtAAAGTCAGggctggagcctctgtcaaacatcttttcaattcatcaaaactttgctggcatttatctgtccactgaaatttcacatcctttctaagtaattGGGTTAATACAgacgccaacatggagaatcccttcacaaatcgacggtagtatccagctaaacccagaaaactgcgaatctctgtggcatttctgggtggcttccaattaaggacagcttcaatcttgctaggatctaccttaataccctctgctgatactatgtgccccaaaaaggatatctccttcagccaaaattcacatttcgataatttggcatatagctgtttctccctcaaagtctgtagtacaatccgcagatgtctatcatgctcttctgcattcctcgaatataccaatatatcatcgataaataccacaacaaacaggtcgagatatggtctgaagatagtgttcatcagatccataaaagcagccgaagcattagttaacccaaatggcataaccaagaactcataatggccatagtgggttctgaaggaaattttagaaatactctgctcttgtactctcaactgataataacctgatctcaggtcaattttggagaacacagctgcacccctcaactaatcaaacaagtcatcaatacggggtaatggatatctattctttattgtcaccttattcagctaccgatagtcaatgcataactggaaagtgccatccttcttctttacaaataacactggtgctccccaaggtgacacactagggcggatgaagcccttgtcaagcaactcttgcaactgtactttcaattcttttagttttgctggtgccattctgtatggcgttatggagattgggtccacaccaggcataacatcaatttcaaactgcacctctctttctggaggtaatcctggcaattcatcaggaaatacattcggaaagtcacatacagtaggaatgtcctccagtgccggactccccacttgggtgtatcacatgtgccaagtacgcctcatacccttttctaatcatttttctggccagtgcagctgaaatgatgtttgaaggcaataactgcctctccccatgaattactacatcaccatactgaggaagaccaaaagtgactgtcttcagtctacagtcaatcatggcgtgatgcctggctaaccaatccatgcccaagataatgtcataatctctgaagggcatttcaattaaatcagacaaaaaagtgtgtccttggatcaccaaaggacaatctctatataacctatttaccctgacctcctggcctaatggactagttactagcacatcatagtccattagtacacactgaatagcagtagaacacatcacactggcactaacatacgaatgtgtggagccaagatcaaataacacatgtacatcttggtcaaggatggaaaaattaccagctacaatgtctgatgtttcagcctcctccctctgacgcatagtatacactctgactggtgcgccactgggtactggctggttaacagtgctttgacttccaggagtgttactaggacccctacctctgcctctacctctagcagctgactatgaccctctaggtgcagagacttgggttgatccttcagatgtagcagaaggtccagaccggcgcggactagtacaatttttagcaaaatgtcagcttcctccacagttaaaacatgcaccggtggccttgaaacaaaccccaccatgagttctaccacaagtttcacactgccgtactgatagagctcctcaggGTGCTCATTGGTCTCACGACTGCatcgggtggtctttggccagaaaatctgcctctgccagatctacgggagctagatcccccaaactgtttcctctttccagaaccactctcaggtgcttgtcccgtagtcttttcaatCTTTTCTTTCTTTTGTGTACCcctcttcactgccccttctgattctatcctttccagttccagggcccgtgagatcaactcagcgaaattctAATGTCGGAAACccataacttgcattctcagattcggccttaacccagactcaaacctcttacatctatctctaggggtggagactaagctttcagcatagtggcttagccttgagaagtctctctcatactctgctatggttcggtccccttgtttgaaactcaaaaattcttgtaatttcatatccacatatgcatcgggaacccacttctgtcgaaactccatcaaaaagtctgaccaggttaatacgggtggctcaaccaggctgtgggggatggtctttcaccattcatacgcatccccttggagaagagatactaaatactcaaattttaattcttcagtacactgcagctttctgaaatcctgatccattctttccaaccactgttctgcctccagtggatccacagtgcctttaaactcggtggccccaaatttcatcaatttttcatattgccgagctgagggctgtggttgtgctacaggtgcttgcatttgagcttggggtggcacatttcccgccatctGCTGGAAAAACACAGCCATCTGCTGGAAAAACATAGCCATCTactgtacaaactgagcagggaactgcggtgctcgagtaggagctggagtagctgacccactaacgttctggagtgctggggcttccccttgaacctcagcctcaataaattattcttcggaatgatctcttccttccattccgttttcccaaattttctacttcctgagatcaaacacaaggaggttgacctccgttagtgcatattcatgatgtgaatacgtcatatgtatcaatcaaAGACactcgagcagttgtacttatcaatgaaatattcatacacatagtcaaaatttattgaaaaaccatgctctgataccactaaaatatgtcacaccttacccctctgtaaggcataacatgatcccgtagaatacttaatgaactaccgaacttcacctatcgataactcattaagtaccctacaagggattttaaaacaattttcttacattttggaagtggtgagtattttggtaggaattaaaaaccatttattcaaagtttaaatactagtaaaaatttttgtccattttaattttgccgcaaattttataaaaattttgacagagttccgtttgtatttggagaaaacagttcttcaaatacctaaaaaaaacacttccaataattttctcaactcccaacctccaataaatctcaaatcaactcatttcaattcacttcaaaataattccacaatccaaatcaaaatttatcatctcaaaatatttaataacatcattcacaaggcataaagtatgaaattcacatgtacaaatattaatttacagaaggaaatccaaaaataatattattacaatttattttataactgctcaactttatattgatacatacaatatttctatatttacatcaaaattaactatgagggtataaaataatacctgtacaaaaagaccggtgtagtcctcaattcaatagcagctcactctgctgctttctccttactcttatctgcgacagcaaaataagctatcgctgagtataaaaatactcagtggtgaacaataaaaatttaaaatacaatacataaatcattcattgccaaaacataatttaaatatttctcagtcacatttcacaattatcaaaactcagaataacacaatttagtcaaataatttaataaacacagtgttgccaaaatcatacacaacttaagccatgacacaaaattttcgatcaatgctgtgttgtacatcacgacaaagcaatctacaaccccattaatcgaaatcaatgagggaggtggctagctagctaatgagtactcatccgatctcaacctcaactggcaagccagagagggaggaaaataaacgatctcaatcccataaatggaggaggaataatgtaatactgtcatgctaagtgtgaacacaaaatcaattcaaagcaatttattcaaataatttatgagaagtcttgtcaattttcaaagtcatattcacaatcataaatggcaacacaattcataattaactcaaaaaaatcaaatttcaagaatcatatatttaaacaaaaattactgtgcacagacctgacgtgagtcgcctctaggccttgactcagtctctcctagtttccaagtctttttcagctgaaacacacagtttcatagtgtttcagtaccataacttagcataaatccaaaaataaatttaatttcacttttacctagctttaatgtgctaaattcgacgttctcgaagtttttgtgtttcgggttactattcactacactattcaagtcaaattattgactttttaaggcttaataggtatgggaactccaacttcacccacataccacattttggtcattaaatttattggttttggtcattttctcaaagcttaagttctttaggcaaaattgtcaaattttcagttttggtgctcctagttgcactgttccattggtaattttaccgttggaatttggcaaaacttcctcataaaaaatgttccttattgtcttaagtttattctcatttttgaatcaccccaattggagttttgtagctcaagttatggccatttgaaccatggctccCGAATTGGAcactacccagattttctgggcaactttggtgctggcagttttggatcaccaatttggggtggccaaatggcttggttgctggcataatttgggtttgtgttcttcatgaaagttttaggtttatatctcatctaattgctggtaaaatttcaggtcatttagacctgcctagctcgagttatggctaaatgaacaaatactgttcatttggtcagtttgtacagggtagcctgcacttttccaactttggttaatttgttcactaggttttggtcactttttgggcatggttcctaaatgaaaattttgtcatttagtgtttagtttcatcctcaattggtcccataccaattggacttgtaaaatttcagtttggtccttcaaagttgacttggtcatgctgccagcagcatgaccacactccctccgaatttaactttaattccaaccattccaacacaactcatttggtcacaaatgaccatttttcacttcataataggtcaaagacattgtttactcatttctcacatttttggttcataaaccctaagtcccaaaaccctagttcacaatttctttgtatttaaccaaatctaaacatttcaatctcattaccacattcacataagcttgcctaacataataaattcaatcaaaacacatacttttcatcacaaaccctagctgccagaatttccatctagtcctccaacaattaatttcttttcattttaagtttatttctaagttaattaagctataaacacaactaattcaactagaaaatcaaatttagtttactaaccttagtgcagaattttctttcccttcaaacctcttcctttcttctttctttattcttcaatcacctcttctagttgccaaaacaagctttaaccatggtagagtaattttctatggtgagatttttagtttttcaagctcaaagatgagctttcatggaggtttgaagggtgagagagctttgggagaaagagagaaagagagctacgggaaagaaGAAGAGggatctttttattttattttttttttcatttaatgtgtatttatgcaaaatttgacttagtcaaattgttaattaaattaaaattaattttgatgtcatatcttatgtcatttggtgatgtcattattcaattttttttctttttcttttatgtgttttttttaaatatttagtaagacaaaattatcctaaaatttaaatttttaattattaagtttattgcatcatgcatgatgtcatgcatgatgtaataagctttttcaccttttccaaatttttttctttttcatatatttttctattagctctttaatttaattctcgattccgaaattttcttttctctgattttatttgacagttaggtcaggagtcaggtctcggggtcaattgaccaaattggccctcgccggttcatcccggtttgcaaataattcaatatttcttccggctccctgacctaattatttgactgacttaacagttctttttcgtgattttctcttttccattgtgttcataagggtcctaaggaccgcagcgtcacattttacggttcgaaatttgagtttaaaatgacttcgcagtccttcccgagaaggtcacccatcgctgtgactctcggcttatgttctgtttttcttacttatacttaactaattggcaattactaattatttgtatttatggcttctctagtggtcttaagtgtggctctaatccccttaattgtccggaccgactccgatcactggaacagtgaaatataccaggctatacaaataggggtgttacagttaaatTGTTTagctttcttttatttcattagtttAGGATAACTTAGTTTAGATTCCCTTCATTGCAATTGGTAGTCTAGATAGTTATAATTGTTGTTTAGTTTAATATTTACTAAGTTTCTTATGGGAATAATACTCACTCACTACTATATTACTTGTTAATGGTTCGTGCACTTCTGGGATTTTGCAAAATAAGTTTTTAGTGCCATTGCTGGGGAATTTTGTTGATATTAAATGATAGGCAATTTAGTTAATTTAgacattttgttttatttaatttttgttagttattttattttgttttccttATTTCTATTTTAGGCTTTCTATTTAGTGTATGACTAGAACTAAACCTGAAGATATACTTGAATTAGATCCAAAGATAGACAAAACTCTAAGAGCCATCAAGAGAGGGAAGAAGTAATAAGAAGCTGAAACTTCAATCATAGCAGATAATAGGTCGTTGAGAGATTACAGAGCTCCAACTATTAGAGGATTCCAACTGAGTGTTACCAAACCTACAATAGACGCAAAAAAATTCAAGCTTAAACCAGCATGGCTCTAGATGATTCAACAAACACAATTTGAAGGGTCATTAATGGAAGATCCACACTTAAACCTCCAATGCTTTCTTGCTCTATgcaacacattcaagatgaatggtgtTTTTAAAGATGCTGTTAGACTCAGGGCATTCCTATTCTCTCTCAGAGATAAAGCAAAAAAGTGGTTACTATCTTAACCTGTAGGGTCATTCACTAATTAGGCAAACCTTTCACAAACCTTTTTAGCAAGATACTTCCCACCCATGAAGGTTGCTAAATTGAGAACTGAACTGAACATATTCAAGCAAAAGGATAATGAATCACtatatgatgcatgggaaaggtGCAAAGTCTTTAGAGGGAGTGCCCATACCATGGCATTCAAGATTGGCTCCTAATTCAGAACTTCTATAATGGTCTATTACCATCAACAAGGAGCATAGTAAATTCAGCAACTGGTGGAGATTTAATAGAGAAAATAACCACCGAAGCTCTTGAACTTCTGGAGAGAGTTGCATATCACAATTAAGAATGGTCAAATGAGAGAGGGGATACAAGGAGAACAGCTGGAGTATTAGAACTGGATACTCTTAGCATGATTAATGCTCAATTTGATTAGCTCTCAAAAAGGCTTGACATAATGAAAGCCAATGTAATTAGAGCCAACAATCATCCCTGCGAGCACTATAGAGGATACCTAAGCTCAGAATGCAATAAATATAGTGAGCCACCcatagaacagatgaactatatgAACAGCAGTGCAAACTTCAATCAAAGGGCAGCCAATAATCCTTATTCCAACACATATAActttggatggaggaaccacccaaatttcttatgATCAAACTCACAGAACCAATAGAACCAGCCAATCAACAAATAATAAGGATACAGGCTGGCACCACTAGGTTTTCGGAATTGAGGTCAAAATAAACTCAATCACCACCATGCCTTTAACCTCAATAGCTTGAACCAAAGTTGACTATGGAATCCATAATGGAGAGTTTTCTAGTAGCTCAACAATAATAGAATGAAATAATCAAGTAGCTAACTTCCAGAATGGACTAATTGGCCATATACAATAATATGCTTGGAAACTAAATTGCTCAACAAGCTAGTTCTTTAAGCAAAGACATTGGTAAACTACATAGTCAGTCAGAGATGAACCCAAAAGAGTAATACAAGGCAATCACCTTGAGGAGTGGTAAAATACTAGAAGACTAAAGGCCAAAAACAAATTAGAAAACAATAAAAGAGGCCTCTAGTGACACTGAGACTCAAGCAAAAGGAAACGATAAACAAGCTAACCTGGGTAGGGAGAAGaaggagaaaaagaaagaagaaaagaagaagctaCCTAAGCCTTAGCGACCACCATTACCTTTTCCTCAAAGATTCCAAAAGGCTAAACTAGACAAACAGTTTgtaaaatttttagaagttttatagaaactttacattaacattcccTTCACAGAAGCTTTATTTCAAATGCCATCATATGCTAAGTTCTTAAAGGAGATACTTTCAAATAAGAGGAAGCTTAATGATTATGAGATAGTGGCTCTCATACAGGATTGCAGTGCAATCTTGCAGAACAAACTACCTCTGAAGTTAAAAGACACTAGGAGCCTCTTAATGCCCTGCCTCATTGGCAATATGAACATTAACAAGGCCTTTTGCAATTTAGGACCAAGTATTAGTCTGATGCCGATATCTATCTGTCAAAAGCTGAATGTTGGAGAACTTAAACTAACAATGGTTTCTTTACAATTGGCAAACAGATCTGTCACATATCTAATAGGAATTTTGGAGAACATCCCCATAAAGTTTGGCAAATTATTTATACCAGTCAACTTTGTCATTCCAGAAATGGAGGAGGATGTTCAAATTCCAAtaatcttaggaagacctttCTTAGCAATTGCTAGAATAATCATAGATGTCAAAAATGGGTGGTTGACTCTTAAAGTgggagaagaggaagtagagttcAACTTATTTCATGCCATGAAACAAAAGCCAGACATGGACAAGTGTTTAAGGGTTGATATAATTAATGAGCTAGTCGAAGAGGAATTCAACTAGAGATATCTaaaagatcctctagaagcttgtATTATGTAGGTATTACAAAAgatcaaaataaagaaattgcagCAATCACACAATTATTAGAAGTTAGCCCACTACTACCATTAACTTAAGCACTTTAAGTAGAGGAGTTGAGGCAAACTCCAACCATGTCAACACCTAATGAAAAGGAGGCAACACAGTAGTTAGAACTCAAACCCCTTCCTTCCACTCTCAGGTATGCATTTTTTGGCTCAAACTCTACTTTTCCTATAATAATTAGTGCTAGTCTAACTGAGTAAGAAGAGGAAAAACTATTAAGGGAATTGAGATTCTATAAGAAGAGCATTGGGTATAAAATAGAGGACCTAAAGGGAATTAGCTCTTccatttgtatgcataggatacctatagAAGAGAATAGTAAACCTACTATAGAGCATCAAAGGAGACTTAACCCTAACATGAAAGAGATAGTAAAGAAAGAAATCTTAAAACTATTAGTTGTAATGGTAATCTATCCTATTTTTAATAAataggttagtccagtacatgtagtacctaagaagggtgggataattgtaataaaaaataataataataatgagctAATCCCTACTAGGACAATTAccagttggcgaatgtgcattgactataggaaATTAAATAGTGCCACCTGGGAAGACCATTTCCCTCTTTAGTTCATTAATCAAATGCTTGAGAAACTCACTAAGCATTCAAATTTTTGTTACCTAGATGGGTACTCGAGATTTTTCCAAATCCCAATTCACCCAGAGGACCAAGAAAAGGCCATTTTTGCTTGTCCCTATAGCACTTTTGCATGTAGGAGAATGCTTTTTAGTCTATGTAATACCCCTGCTACTTTTTAaaaatgcatgatggctattttctcTGACTTTATTGAAAATATAATGGAAGTATTTATGGATGATTTCTCTATCTATAACACTACTTTTGATGAGTGTTTGACTATTCTTTCTAAAGTGTTACAAAGATGTGAGGAATCAAACTTGGTACTTAATTGgagaaaatgccacttcatggtcaGAGAAGGCATAGTTCTTGGTCATCTAGTTTTAGAAAGAGGCGTAGAAGTGGACAAGGTGAAGATCAAAGTCATAGAAAAGATGCCACCTCCAACATCAGTCAAAGGAGtgcaaagctttttgggacatgcaggattctatcGAAGATTCATAAAAGACttctccaaaatagctaagccattaaaaaacttgttaaatcaagatgttcattttgattttgatgaaagttGCCTTGCTTCTTTTTGTAGGATAAAGGAAGTATTAATTTTTTTGCACCAATGATGCAACCTCTAGATTAGGAGCTCTAATTTGATATCATTTGTAATGCATGCAACTATGCAGTAGGAGCAGTTCTTGGGCAAAGGAAAGATAAGAAAGTCCATGCTATCTACTATGCCAGCGAAACACTTGATGATGCACAAATTAACTACACAACTACAGAGAAAAGGTTTCTGGGTATTGTATTTGCAATTGACAAATTTATATCCTACTTAGTTGGATCAAGCTCTTTGGTATCTCTTGAAAAGCCAAGACTAATCCAGTGGATACTTCTCTTATAGGAATTTAacttggaaattaaagaaaagaaggGAGCTGAGAATTTAGTAGCTGATCATCTCTCCAAGCTGAAGCAAGAAGAAAGGGGGAACATAACTCTTGACACACCAATAGATGACTCCTTCCCATATTAACACCTCCTGTCCATAACTAAACCCCCATAGTATGCAAACATAGTTAACTATCTTGTATGCAAAGTGCTACCACTAAATATGTCTTATCACTAGAGAAATAAATTCTTATTTAACATAAAGGACTATACATGGGAAGAGCCTCTATTAtataagagatgtaatgatggcctCATTAGAAGATGCATTCCAGAAAGGAAGTTGAGAGCATACTCCAACACTGTCATTCCTCACTTTATGGAGGACACTTCAACACAATAAAAGCTGTAGCCAAGATAATGCAAGTAGATTTTTGTTGGCCATCCTTATTCAAATATGTAAGAAACTTTATGCTTACATGCAGTCAATGTCAAAAGACTGGAAATATATCAAAAGGAACAAGAAGGCCCCACATGAAATACTTGAAGTAGAGCTTTTTAATgtatgggggatagacttcatggaTCCATTCCCATCTTCACTTATGAATAAGTATATCCTGGTTAGTGTGGATTATGTATCTAAATAGGTGAAAGTAATAGCCCACCATCCAATAATGCTAGAGTGATCATCAAATTCCTAAAGAAGTACATCTTTACAAGGTGTGGGACACCAAAAGCCATAATCAGTGATGAGAGAAGTCACTTCTATAATAGCCAATTTAAAGCTTTACTCAAGAAATATGAAAtgactcacaaagtggcaacactttATCACCCACAAATAAGCAGGCAAGTGAAGATCTGAAATAGGGAATTAAAGAAAATACTTGAGAAAACATTGAATCGCTCAAGGAAAGATTGGCCCTTGAAACTTAATGATGCACTATGGGCCTCCCATACAGCCTTCAAAACACCTATTAGAACTACCCCCTTCTACCTAGTCTTTAGGAAATCATTCCACCTTCCTGTCAAGCTTGAACACAAGGTTATTAGCCAATAAAAACATTGAACTTCGACTTAAAGAGTGCTAGAGAAAATATGCTTCTATAGCTCAATGAATTGGAAGCAATTAGGCAATATGCCTATGAAAATGCATAGATTTACAAAGAAAGGACAAAGAACTAGCATGACAAGTACATcataagaaaagaaatcaaagaaggaTACCTTATCTTGCTATTTAACTCTAAACTGAAGCTATTCCCTGGAAAGTTAAGATCTAGATGGTTCAGAACTTTCAAAGTCCTCTAAGTCTACCCTCATGGAGTAATAGAAGTATAGAGTGACACATTAGGAGCATTCAAAGTCAATGGCTAGCTCCTAAAGCTATACTTCTCCGGAGAACCTATTAAGAAAGTAGCTACACACTCTTTTGCTGATCCGCCTACTCCTTAATGAGCCAGCTGTACAATCaaactaaagactataaacaagtgctTTTTAGGAGGCAACCCTAGTTTTAaagttttaatttctttttttgttttgcatttctcttctttctttgaACTTGAATTATTTTAGGTGAAGAGAGGAAAAGCA comes from the Hevea brasiliensis isolate MT/VB/25A 57/8 chromosome 5, ASM3005281v1, whole genome shotgun sequence genome and includes:
- the LOC110654410 gene encoding uncharacterized protein LOC110654410, whose amino-acid sequence is MPSYAKFLKEILSNKRKLNDYEIVALIQDCSAILQNKLPLKLKDTRSLLMPCLIGNMNINKAFCNLGPSISLMPISICQKLNVGELKLTMVSLQLANRSVTYLIGILENIPIKFGKLFIPVNFVIPEMEEDVQIPIILGRPFLAIARIIIDVKNGWLTLKVGEEEVEFNLFHAMKQKPDMDKCLRVDIINELVEEEFN